The following coding sequences lie in one Bordetella genomosp. 9 genomic window:
- a CDS encoding (2Fe-2S)-binding protein, with translation MNDANAAPLLTRLTEAGRPAVAFVLDGRPAHAMEGDTVLTAVLTQGNRLRETEFSGEPRAGFCMMGACQDCWMMLEDGTRLRACSTFIAPGMRLLSSIGKGHRHE, from the coding sequence ATGAACGATGCAAATGCGGCGCCGCTGCTGACGCGGCTGACCGAGGCTGGCAGGCCGGCAGTGGCCTTCGTGCTGGATGGGCGTCCCGCGCACGCCATGGAAGGCGATACCGTGCTGACCGCGGTGCTGACGCAAGGCAACCGGCTGCGCGAAACGGAGTTTTCCGGCGAGCCGCGTGCGGGCTTCTGCATGATGGGCGCGTGCCAGGACTGCTGGATGATGCTGGAAGACGGTACGCGGCTGCGCGCTTGCTCCACCTTTATCGCGCCGGGTATGCGGCTGCTTTCGTCCATCGGGAAGGGACATCGCCATGAGTGA
- a CDS encoding ABC transporter permease encodes MLKNGPLALAFNALVVAFVLAPLVIVCLVAFTPASTLSIPTTSFSLRWFHALFEHADFMQSFRNSLLLATLSATLAVCLALPAASAITRYRFPGRDALNGLLLSPLMIPHLVLGVALMRFFALIGTTGSFAWLVASHVIIVTPYVLRLLVGSLVGFDRSIEHAALSLSASRATVFFKVTLPLIVPGVFGGWLLAFINSFDELTMSVFITAPTTVTLPVRMYMYATESIDPMMAAVSAMVIALTALAMLLLDRVYGLDRVLVGQR; translated from the coding sequence ATGCTGAAGAACGGCCCCCTGGCGCTTGCCTTCAATGCCCTGGTAGTGGCATTCGTCCTGGCGCCGCTCGTGATTGTCTGCCTGGTTGCCTTTACGCCGGCCTCCACGCTCAGCATCCCGACGACCTCTTTTTCGCTGCGCTGGTTCCACGCGCTTTTCGAGCATGCGGACTTCATGCAGTCCTTTCGCAACAGCCTGCTGCTTGCGACGCTGTCGGCCACCCTGGCCGTCTGCCTTGCCTTGCCCGCCGCCAGCGCCATCACGCGCTATCGCTTTCCGGGACGGGATGCATTGAACGGGCTGCTGCTGTCGCCGTTGATGATTCCGCATCTGGTGCTGGGTGTGGCGCTGATGCGCTTTTTTGCGCTGATCGGCACGACGGGCAGCTTCGCGTGGCTGGTGGCCAGCCACGTCATCATCGTCACGCCGTATGTGCTGCGGCTGCTGGTCGGGTCGCTGGTGGGCTTCGATCGCTCCATCGAGCACGCAGCCTTGTCGCTGAGCGCCAGCCGCGCCACGGTTTTCTTCAAGGTCACCTTGCCGCTGATCGTGCCTGGCGTGTTCGGCGGCTGGCTGCTGGCCTTCATCAATAGTTTCGACGAGCTCACGATGTCCGTGTTCATCACCGCGCCGACGACCGTCACGCTGCCGGTGCGCATGTACATGTACGCGACGGAATCGATCGACCCGATGATGGCGGCGGTTTCCGCGATGGTGATCGCGCTGACGGCCCTTGCCATGCTGTTGCTGGACAGGGTGTACGGGCTGGACCGGGTATTGGTGGGGCAGCGATGA
- a CDS encoding ABC transporter permease produces the protein MTAGSYGQAAGAPRRHLDGLPAMLGAIPIGILFLTLVVTPLALTFGLTFRPFDYNTGIQPGHTLAHYAMVLSDPYFIGIFWRTLWISVLTTLICVVVGVPEAYILSRMRRPWRSIFLLAVLSPLLISLVVRAFGWSMLLGPAGPIGKAAQALGFGALLYTPTAIVIGLVHIMLPFMIIPVWTSLQKLDPSVEHAAYSLNASRLQTMWRVVLPQCMPGVLSGSLIVFGLSASSFAIPALLGGRRLKMVATIVYDEFLTELNWPLGATLAILLLAANVIIMMAYNRVIERSYRRSLG, from the coding sequence ATGACTGCCGGCAGCTACGGCCAGGCGGCCGGCGCGCCGCGCCGCCACCTGGACGGCCTGCCGGCGATGCTGGGGGCGATCCCCATCGGCATCCTGTTCCTGACGCTGGTCGTCACGCCGCTGGCGCTGACATTCGGGCTGACCTTCCGGCCCTTCGACTACAACACCGGCATCCAGCCAGGCCATACGCTAGCGCATTACGCCATGGTGTTGAGCGACCCGTACTTCATCGGCATTTTCTGGCGCACGCTATGGATTTCCGTGCTCACCACGCTGATCTGCGTCGTGGTCGGCGTACCGGAGGCCTATATCCTGAGCCGCATGCGCAGGCCATGGCGGTCCATCTTTCTTCTTGCCGTGCTTTCGCCGCTGCTGATTTCGCTGGTGGTGCGCGCCTTCGGCTGGAGCATGCTGCTCGGGCCCGCCGGGCCTATCGGCAAGGCCGCGCAGGCGCTGGGATTCGGGGCGCTGCTGTACACGCCGACGGCCATCGTGATCGGGCTGGTGCACATCATGCTGCCCTTCATGATCATTCCGGTATGGACGTCGCTGCAGAAGCTCGATCCGTCCGTGGAGCACGCGGCGTACTCGCTCAACGCGTCGCGCCTGCAGACGATGTGGCGGGTGGTGCTGCCGCAGTGCATGCCGGGCGTGCTGTCGGGCAGCCTGATCGTTTTCGGGTTGAGCGCCAGCTCCTTTGCCATTCCGGCCCTGCTGGGCGGGCGCCGCCTGAAGATGGTGGCCACCATCGTTTACGACGAGTTCCTGACGGAACTGAATTGGCCGCTGGGCGCGACGCTGGCGATCCTGCTGCTGGCCGCCAACGTGATCATCATGATGGCCTACAACCGCGTCATCGAGCGGTCGTACCGCCGCAGCCTGGGATAA
- a CDS encoding ABC transporter ATP-binding protein produces MSFLRLEKICKDYGALQVVRDLDLSVEQGEFVSLLGPSGCGKTTTLQMIAGFAEVTRGRVVLDGRDITHAPPNTRGLGIVFQTYALFPHLTVSDNVEFGLSMRKVGRAERRERTREALAMVKLDQHGGRYPRELSGGQRQRVALARALVIRPPVLLLDEPLSNLDAKLREEMQFELRAIQRKTGTTTLMVTHDQAEALSISDRVVVMQEGRATQIAAPYRMYEHPESEFISRFVGKTNLLAATVSSAGARAQVRCGDLCLEVDGHGLRAGDAVRVCLRPEKIRPVGAGQGRLPGTVAGRYFLGSQWMYEVDTPLGVLTVLTPNDGRAPHGDGDRMGLDWAPDVVRVLPATALASDGGAGWAGGDCPAPDARSAQRQPLQEGAR; encoded by the coding sequence ATGTCATTTCTTCGGCTGGAAAAAATCTGCAAGGACTACGGCGCGCTGCAGGTCGTGCGCGACCTGGATCTGTCGGTCGAGCAGGGCGAATTCGTCTCGCTGCTGGGTCCGTCGGGCTGCGGCAAGACCACGACGCTGCAGATGATCGCCGGGTTCGCCGAGGTGACCCGCGGGCGGGTGGTGCTGGACGGCCGCGACATCACGCATGCACCGCCCAACACACGCGGACTCGGCATCGTATTCCAGACCTACGCGCTCTTCCCGCACCTGACCGTGTCGGACAACGTCGAGTTCGGCCTGTCGATGCGCAAGGTGGGCCGCGCGGAGCGGCGCGAACGCACGCGCGAGGCGCTCGCGATGGTGAAGCTGGACCAGCATGGCGGCCGCTACCCGCGCGAGCTGTCCGGCGGCCAGCGGCAACGCGTGGCGCTGGCCCGCGCGCTGGTCATACGGCCGCCGGTGCTGCTGCTCGACGAACCGCTGTCCAACCTGGACGCCAAGCTGCGCGAAGAGATGCAGTTCGAGCTGCGCGCCATCCAGCGCAAGACGGGCACCACGACGCTGATGGTCACGCACGACCAGGCCGAAGCGCTGTCGATCAGCGATCGCGTGGTGGTGATGCAGGAAGGCCGCGCCACGCAGATCGCCGCGCCCTACCGCATGTACGAGCATCCGGAAAGCGAATTCATTTCGCGCTTCGTGGGCAAGACGAATCTACTGGCGGCCACGGTGAGCAGCGCCGGGGCGCGGGCGCAGGTGCGCTGCGGCGACCTATGCCTGGAGGTGGACGGCCACGGTCTGCGCGCGGGCGACGCCGTGCGGGTGTGCCTGCGTCCGGAAAAAATCCGCCCCGTCGGGGCCGGACAGGGAAGATTGCCCGGCACGGTGGCGGGACGGTATTTTCTGGGCAGCCAGTGGATGTACGAAGTCGACACGCCCCTGGGCGTGTTGACGGTGCTGACGCCCAATGACGGGCGGGCGCCCCATGGCGACGGCGACCGCATGGGGCTCGATTGGGCGCCCGACGTCGTGCGGGTACTGCCCGCCACTGCGCTCGCGAGCGACGGCGGAGCGGGCTGGGCCGGCGGCGATTGCCCGGCCCCGGATGCAAGGTCCGCGCAGCGGCAGCCCCTGCAGGAGGGCGCGCGATGA